In Lathyrus oleraceus cultivar Zhongwan6 chromosome 2, CAAS_Psat_ZW6_1.0, whole genome shotgun sequence, the DNA window tatgtaaacccatgttctttatttgtcattttgatcaagaattcatcaaaagtttgaagcttgtttgtcttggaagctctaattcatttaggtatcttgtgtgacttcctcaacaagtttcttctTCATTTGGTCAAAGATGTCAAGGGATACTccattatacatcatattatgtatatatgatcctccatgagtcataaagagaaaaataacttcaagtttgcaagttgattcaaagaggttgaccagagaaagtcaactggtcaaaactggggttccctagaccctatatcctacaatttttgtcatatgaaaataattcccAGAGAAACTTGAttctttatgacattccaaacaactttcatgtttacatcaagagctaattttgcttgaaaagtcactttttatggtgaaagattatataTCATTTTGTCTATGCACTAGTTAtaaggtcaacttccaagaaccataacttgctcaatttttatgatatgaagaccatacaagtttcataatcaaattaaatatgtcttCTATAACTTTTATGCTTagagaaatgtcaaattcaacttacaagggcatgtaccaagaggaaatattataggtcattttgggccatcatcattaaacaaacatttttcctcaacttctaaaatacataactcccTTATGCAAAATCCAAATGGTATCAAATTTGTGACGAAATTGAATAAAACTGAAAGAGATATAACTTTTGTGAAGATTTTTTTTCATTTGAAGATTATAataaaagttattcaaggtggaagaaatggtcattcgactttatacttagaaaattttcaaccatgtttgatttctccaacttccacctcaaaattcatcatgattcaagcttcaaatggaaaagtctccaacatcaaagttgttccccttcatgttagCTTTCCAAAACATCAAAGATCATGGTATTTGGATCTTtttgagtgacttgcgcatggtcACTTTGCATGCTTattttggcaacttttgaactcaaatTTCAAATACCTTTGCATGGCTTCATGATATGATCTCAACATGTTTGTTGCACGAATTTGGACTCAATGCAATCATCATTTGGGCTTAAatgcatgcccatgcacccatgcacaaaagttactaaatttggtCAAATTTTCAAAAGGTGTGGAAAGCAATCCTCgtgctataaatacatgcccttGTTGATCAGAAAAGGGATCTCTCTTGCCCAAGCTTGGACCACTACTTCCCTAACCTCTATTAAAGGATAAACTTAAAGCTTTCACTTGAtatcgagtttcaattctcattctgttttggaattgaaactccaagaatccaagcctttcaaTCCTTCATTCCACTTCCTACAAGTTGTTAGAGTCGAGTCAAGGCAAATTGGAAGAaagatcaagctcaattgaagcaaaccgaaggtgaattttcaaatttttctcttcttcgattcttTCTGAATTCTCCActattttgattgttctttggttgtctgaagacctaccaatgtaggcaacaagattgagttgctttgaggccaaatcaaagcaactcagatcatgcacctcaaatttcaaatccatgtatcttttaatatacttggaatagggagaaattgaggtcagattcgagctcctgagcatttttcctttcGATTAGTATGCTCACTTTTCATTTTCATGGAGGTTGGCGGTGGACCAGTCCAGTaaggtccatcggagaagaagaccggagctagggctccgatggTGTGTTGGCGCCTTCCCAACCTTTTGATCTCATTTGAATGTTTTAATCCAGGCATTCGCTTCTGATTACCATGTGTGTACACACGTTGACTGTGGTACAGGATGAAGCGCACGTTGTGcccatcagatctgccacctcaattaatgagggaaatctTATGGGCCTCtttttttttctcattttatttaatttctgattttatattttaattagcttgttttgtttgattcatattaaatttatttttaatccaaaaatatgagattttcaccaaaatctttagatatttttctcttccatattttgaattaattttttttttgggattaattttgatatttttcatgaattaaatgatttttaacttgtttttaattattttaaaatacttctgacttttcaaaaattgagaatttttttgtctaaggtcctttgaccttgtttgatctaggataaatctcttggccatttatttggtgttttgaagggatttgaggttttgtccatttaaaaatgcattttaattcattttaaatttgacttttttaactgtttaattgtttaaaaatattgttgagccatttaattgaccttgtgatgtttgactttctgtttggccttggtcatggttgatttgccttttgtttgaccaatactattggatttaggggattgatgaaatatacatttcatctcccaaatgaatggatagtattgatcaggTGAAATTCCTCCCTTGATTAAGTTTAAAGACAATGGTGAAGtaatacttcaaacaactcttgattgtgcttaacagctttaatcaagatacacagcactcacgcttaaaagcttagagtgacacaatacttacaactcaatgaacaccctagtccaatgcaatcatctaggtgataattgcttggctcacaagatacacctaatacaagacacacataaaatacagcagtgaagAGTACTGGAACAATGAATGCTTCACGCTAAAAACCCCTGAGTTCTAAAAtaaggattgccatccttttatattgcagcacttgggccttgtacttgtatttcctaaaattaaggttaagcaagttacCTAATTTCCACATgttagggtgctaacaaataggctatttgttaggttcattaattgtagctcagttgttagtttcctggattttagctcagctgttggattcctcaaaaatagcctgagaaaaatactgaaacagaaaaactaaccatcctacattttagcatatgctgtcaggaatgaatgtcacaacattcagcttgacgtccagaacataggccatatgctaactctgttattctcctgaaaaccAGTCTGAAAGAAATACTGAGCTgtaataaatactgaactataccaGAAAAACTCACTGGCCTATAAgtcagtatctgctgtcaggaatgaatgtcataacattcagtttgacattcagtaagtGCTGTATTGAGTGACTGTCATAACAGAACAGGAAATCAACctgaactaaatactgaactataacagaaaaactgattaatctataattcaatatctgctgtcagggatgaatgtcataacatccagtttgacattcagtaaatcttgtattagctaatcctgcagcatactacttaagcatgtcatgacatcagtcaagacatcagagtacaattagtgttttaacacaacatgcagccaatcaaacatctataaagcatgtcatgacaccagtcaagacattagagtccagttagtgttttaacacaaaatgcagccaatcaaacatctacaaaccCAAAATCCGCTTCCATAACTTTTCAAGTTTCATTCTTGGGATTATCAACGGTGTTCCCTGTAAATCCTCCACTTGAGCTAGGCAACACCATTATTTTTCTTGATAATTAACCAATCTGAgtctccaaattcttgattgacGCATCATGGTTTCTAGCCAGAATTTCATGGTTCTTATTCGCCCGCTCCAAACCAATATGAGTGGTCTTCATGAAATTTTGTAAAGTCTCTTCAAATGATGCTTTTGAaaatttgaagcttgtttgctTTGTTGTATATCTTGGTTACCACTCTGTTTTTGGTTGTTGTTCCAATAAAAGTCGAATGATCCTTCCATCTTGGAATGTAGGTATTGGAATAAGGGTTggttttttttgaaaatttgcAAACTGGGCGTCTTCAGTTACCCTTTCCAAAGAACGCCTTGTGTTTTCATGTCCTCCTCCACAAAAGTCACACTTAAGTTCTTGTACCTGACGCATGTTAGCTTTATTTAAGTAGTATCCAGCTAGTTGCTTATTCAACAATTCAATTTGAGCTAATAAAGTAGTATGAGTATCTAAAATTAACATACCTTTGGGTGTGCCACTAGTTTAGGAATGCGACCGTTCGTGCCTTCCAATACTCATAATTAGAGCCATCTAagatggggggggggggggtctgTTAATAAATCCTCCTTCTTTGTCTATGGTACCATAAAGTATCTTCCCCGGATCTCACCCAGAAATAAAGCAGAATGactgctctgataccaattgaaattctggtatgcagATCCTAGATGTCGTACACAATGTCATGACACCAGGGTCAGCACATTGTCACACCACAAACAATATTAGGATTTAAGTAAGTAGCActtaaataaataacacaaatagttgttaacctagttcagtgtaacgtcacctacatctaggggctactaagccaggaaggaaatccattTTCACAAAATTATTTCAAAGTTCTAAACAACCTCaggttttacaaacttctcacctaatctctacctgtggaagtttctatctaagactctcctagatatgagacccgTCTCACTACCCTTCTATCAAACAACAATGACAATAACTTATATCAGAAAATAAAATCAACTCTTGCTTAAAAACGCGTGAGAGATTGAAAAATACAACTCAATAAAATAAGTCCAATTCAAGTATAGAAGAGATACTCGAATGGCTCACAAAAAGCAAAGATAACTAAACCCAAACGCAGACAATATTCAGCGTTTCGTCGATGATTTCTTAGGTTTAGAAAGTATCTATAAAAAGCTTTAGAAAGACATGGGCTTCGGGCTTGATTCACAGCAGATCGAAGGACTCTGTACAATCTTCTGCAGATTTGATTCCAATCATATCAAATATTTTCTAAAATGTTTTGACATATTTACTTCGAAAAAAAGGCAAAGCAAAACAGTCTTTTTCTTTTAGAAAATGCGTTTCTTGACCCATACATCTCATGAAAAAAATCTTCAGAGGATCTTCAGATATCTCATAAATAGAAACAAATGTTTCAAGAAACTGAAACAGGGCACATTCCAATGTTGAACCAACATGTCATGACGTATTATCCAACATCTTGCTTGAATACCTATTTTTCCAAAATGCAGTCAATCACTACACACCATACCTACCAAAGTTGTTTTAACATGTCTTTAAATTTCTCAAACAGTTTGACATCCTCCTCCTTTACCTATTTCCTCTAAATGATAGGATATGGTAATTTTAAGTAGTCTGGTAGAGGCGGGTTTGGTTCATTCAACATTTGATCTTTGGTTCTCTTCCAAGGAGAATTTTTATCAATGAAGTAATCAAGGGTGACTAATTTCTCCTCTTCATCACCTTGATTTCTATTTTCCTCCTTTCCAATTTCACCTACCTTTTCCTTAATTTCGTCCTCTTGAACTTTTCCTACTTCCTCCTTTCTAGTAACCAACCCAAAATCCGCTTCTACAACTTTGCAAGTTTCATTCTTGGGATTATCAATGGTGTTCCCGGTAAATCCTCCATTTGAGCTAGGCAACGCCACTATTTGTCTTGATAATTGACCAATCTGAgtctccaaattcttgattgacGCATCATGGTTTCTAGCCAAAATTTCATGGTTCCTATTCACCTGCTCCAAACCAATATGAGTGGCCTTCATGAAATTTTGTAAAGTCTCTTCCAATGATTTAGACTTCTTTTGGAATTTTTGAGCTTATTTATTTTGTTGTATAGCTTGGTTACCACTTTGGTTTTGGTTGTTGCTCCAACGAAAGTCGAATGATCCTTCCATCTTGGATTGTAGGTGTTGGAATAGGggttgtttttttttgaaaatttgaaaacTGGACCTCTTCAGTTACCCTTTCCAAATAACACCTTTTATTTTCATGTCCTCCTTCACAAAAGTCACACCTAAGTGATTGTACCTGTCACACATTAGCTTTATTTAATCATCCTTCAGCTAGCTACTTATTCAACAATTCAATTTGAGCTAATAAAGTAATATGAATATCAACAATTAACATACCTTTGGGTGTGCCACTAGTTTCAAGCTTAACCAACCTTTCACTTTTATAATGATACTCATTCATGCACATCTTTTCAATGAGGTCTTTTACCCGTGTTTCAGTCATTCGTCTAATCGTGCCTCCTGCGGAAGCACCTAGCAACATATGTGTTTGACTCTTGAGACCTTTAATAAAATTTTACATCTAACTCATATTGTTCATATTGTGATTGGGGCATCGGCGTAGCTGCGTAGAAGTaacttgaatctctcccaagaGTCATATAATAACCGGTTTCTTGTTGCTTAAAGTTGACAATCTCAGCTCTCCTCTCATATTTGGTCAATTTTGCATCTTTCTTTGGTCTTTAATCTTTATTTTTTCTCCtctttgacttgttttggtccATTTCTTCGATCGAAAATATGCAATGACAGAATATCATCACCGTATTATAGACATAGACCTTCCATTATCAAATTCACCACCTGATCACCAACTTCTTTTTCCACATAGGATACATTGTAAAAAGTATCGAGATTCAATATTTTCTCCCTTTTGTTACCCATTCTTTAGTTTTCTTTTGATAAGACAATGCATCtttcttatcttttctttttAGAGACATTTTTCTCAGGAATTAATTTTAAAAGATAATATTATAAAATACACACTCTTCTCTCTTTTGAGTAAAATATGATAATATGACATTTATAATAGTCACATGTTTTTTGAACAATCATTTATACAATATCGTTTTGATTTTGATATTGTAGAGCATACATACGTCCCATATCCAATCTTAAATTTTGATACCTAGGTCATTTGGGTCCTCTAGTGTTAGTGAATGAAATACACATTATCTTTGTGATTCCATTTCATATTTGTTTCATCATTTATTTTTCTTATAAAGCAAGTATAAGAAATATAACCATGTTTACTACAAAAAGAGCATTTGGACAAGTTAAGATTAAAGGTCCTATTTGAGCGATAAATCTTTTTGAACGACTTAGCATTCCTTTTAGGTTGCTAGTCTTATCCAACTTTATTATAAGCCCATATTAGATTACCAAATATAATATTCAGATTACTCTCCCTTTGATAAATCTAGTAAGAACTTTATGcaaatattaattttattttgtaAGATTTTGCATTCAACACACTTAATAGATTTGTCTGTTAAAGTATAAAAAAAAGTAAAGATAATTTATACTTACGAAAATTTTCCCTAAAGAGATCAATTTCCTtgattattttcattttcattttgaAGAGAGGCAATGGTTTTTGTTCCTACATGGTCTTAGCCTAGATTCTCGATCGAAAGTGGAAGAAGGCCATTAAAAACTTAAATCCCAATAAGACAGACATTTATGTCGATATTCCCTAATACCCCTGGTTCAATAACTTTGAAGATGACATATCAGTTCTATAACTATTACTGAAAAGAATTTTCTAGGCTCTCAGAAGTAAGCATGAAGCTGCCATAGAAAAACACCTGATTCAGGATAATAATTGAAGCATGACCATTAGATAACATGACAAATTATATTCTGACACATTTCCGCTTGAAAAATGATGATTATAGCAAATCTAGTAGGTCTTTAGAATCTCTAGTAGACCCCCTATAAACGGAAGCGCAATCGTCAATTCAAGGTACACTAAAATTCCATAAATTTTAACCCTTTCATATCTGACAATCACCAACTTGACCACCAAGCTGCTTGCAGGTACCACGCTTAACTCCTTCCGATCAACACAACTAGATGAGTAATATCTCTAGGCCTAGGATTACAAATATGTGACATTTCCTCTAATCGGTTAATTAGCAAGTGTACTAATATGTCGATATAGTAAAAAAAAGAAATCATatatcgatctcaaggactgcgTGACGATACATATCTCGTGTTTTTATTTAGTTAAACAAAAGACTTAGGGGTTTTGAATTGGTGTTTTTATAAAGAAAAATAAACTAACAAATAACAGTAGACATGATAGTTGAAAGGATGAAAGCAATAAGAGTATACATGCTATGGAAGGTGTATGATAGAATTCGTTAACTATTCTAACCTGGCCTTGCAACAACTTATTTGGAATTACTGATTAACGGATCTTAAGAAAATTTactcctaagtccttagtgatcAAACCTTTAAACATTCAAATTAACTCATGTCCATATTGAATTATAGATAAATTTAAGCATTAATTTATCAAGAACAATCCGGTTCCCATaaggtatccctagtcctaggtgatatctactacaaAATACGTTCAATTGAGCCTTAACATCGATAGTCATGCCTAAATATTAACTatcaatcaaactcaatttttCTGAAAGAGAAATCATTAAGCAGAAATCTAAAGTAAATTAGATAAACTAGAAATTGTTGTTATCACAAGGTTCAAGTAGAAATTATCAACAAATTCAAATCATAGACAATCTCTAGCAATGAAtgatttagctactcataataaTAAAGAAAAACATCACAAAAGTTGTAGGCATTACAGATTACTAGGTGAAATTAAGTCTTCAATCACTTAGGGTTCATGAAAATTCTTGATCCACCTTGAAAATATGAGTTTTACAGCCTTCAAAATGTCTTTTTGCCGTCAAAAGTTATTTAACCCTTGGGAATTCGTGTTCTCTGGAAAAATAGGTCAATTCTAGGCTTTTATCCTTCAAATTTAGGTCGTTCCATGCGCGTATGGCTTGCTCTCATACACGTATGGCCTATTTTTATTCTTCACCATATGCGTATGGCCTAGGGTAGAGCGTATAATATGCCTGATCACATACATGTAAGGGATCGACCTGGTCACTAGTGGCATAAGCTGGGACCTCATACGTGTATGGCTAGTGAACTTATTTTTCTACTTTGTTGTTGCGCGTATCATGTGAGGTAAGGTTGAGTGGCCATACGTGTATGAGCTACCTCATACGCATATGGGCAGTAGGTGTGCAGTTTTCTCATTTTTCCTTCTGCTCATGCATTTTGGCCTGAATTTAGCTTTGATCATTTTTCCTTTGTCTCTTCAGACTTGTCAAAACATGAAACATTACCTCAAACGCGTAAAATAACCTATAAACAATCAAACCACAACAAATAAAGACATGACAAAAGTTTACTAAAAAGAGACCTACAATACCATATTACTAACAATAATTCACATGTTTTTGACATCCAAATGATGATAAATCTAAcacaaatggtgactgatcatcCACCTTCAAGAAAAACTTCCTTATCAGAAGGAACATTAACCATGTCCGTGGGAACTAAACACAACTTCAAGCTCCAAATTCTAAATCCTAAATATTAAATCCCACAATTCATGGCTAGAAAATTCGTGAGGAGGATAGAGTCACCACTTCATCCATTAACCCCAAAACTTAGATTCAACCTACTCAATCGATCAAGACGTTTGTTTCCCTTCTATTTGATAGTAAAGTTCAAATACTAATGGAGATAAACATGGAAGTGCTAAAAAAAGAGGACACAAGGTGCCTCAAAACCCCATTCTAAAGGGCCATACAACAAACAATGAGACAaatgttatttaatttttatttatttattgcaTCCTAGGTAGCTCAGAACATTGGTTAACAAAGTTTTATATcctttttaaatttaaaaaattagttttttaattcattaattattattatattttttataaaaaaaatagatATATAAATGGTTATATATATTGGTCAAAAAgttattaattaattaattattattattaatatatacTTATTATTTATTGTATTTCCAAAAAAAGTTAGATTATTTCAATGGTATTTATATATTGGTCAAATACTcaaaattttaataaatttttttattttaaaactttttcctcttttttaaaaatattttgttctaatatactttaatttttattttattttattcacgaAATTGACTACCTTTTAAAGCTATTGAAATTTTTTATATATAgaaatataaattaaaaataaagaTTTTATGGATTTTTTTATGAAATTGGTAATTGACTGAATTGAAGAAGATTATGATAAATATCCCGtttgttttggttttttttttaaatgatttttagAGTGTAATATATTTTGATGTAAAAAAATTTTACAAAAAAATTTTTCATAAAGatttcaaataaaaatttggtttgaatagttatttttaaaatgttattttaggtatttcatcattttattagaaaaaaaatttggatacaaaattttaaaaaatcacttaattttgaagctatttcaaatagtttttcataaaaattatttttaaaatagattttttttaaaaactgtGATTATGActataattttatttttaataatgtAGATTTATGTTATAATATATCAAAATTagtcttttaatttataaaaagaaaatttaaaaaaatttataatattttgaaaaatactTTTTGTCAAAATACATATTGAAGTGAATCGGTTTTCCCTTAATTTACCAACTTGCATCAAATCCAGCCCCATTCAAATTTATCTAGAAGAAGTGTGTATTTTGATCTTTtattttttcacttttcaaaatTTTCACTTATAAATATTCTTGTTTATAACATTTCTTCTCTATCCTTCGGAAACTCAAACCCTCATTTCCATTGTTTTTCTTCACAAACTCGGTACGCCATTTTATAGACATTGTTTcatttcttcaaatttcttcatatTTCGATACTGGTTAAATCCATCAAATTTTTAGTTTGAATACATTTTTTGTTTCAATATTATGCTTTTATCGTTTTCTATTCATATGTTTATAAAATTTACTACTTTTTGATTTTATGTATAATTTAACAGATGGAGAAACCTTTGGTTGTTAGGAATGATAAGGTGATCAATTATATAAATGATGACGTTGCTTTACTCATTCTATCGAAATTGTCGTTTAAATCTTTGAAGCGATTCGGATGTGTTCGTAAATCATGGTCTCTCTTATCTAACAATCCTAGTTTCATGAGTATGTATAGCCGGAATTTCTTCTCCAAATGTTCTTATGACGATGATACATCTCTCCTCCTACATCTCCATGGTTTAAAAAAAATGTATTCTCTTTCCGGTGACAGTTTTGAGAATATGGTCGAGCTAGATTGGCCCGATCAAATCGATAACTTGGCGTTTCTTGGTTTTGGCAGTGTTAATGGCATACTTTGTTTTGAACAACCTCTTAAGAACAAAATTGTATTGTGGAGCCCTGCTACTAATGAGTTGAAGGTCATTCATTCAAGCCAACCTATGTCGTTTTCTCCGCCGGTTACACTTAATTTTGACTGTGCAGTAAGTTTTATTCCTATTCCTAATCTTCAAGGGTTTGGTTATGACTCTGTTGGAGATGACTATAAGTTGATTCGAAATATATCGCTTACAGATAGGTTCCACACTCTTCCGTCTGATAGAGATTTAATATTGATGGAAGATAAATCATTAAAGCCCTTTTGGGAGATTTATAGCTTAAAAAGTAACTCTTGGAAGAAGCTTGAAATCGATATGCCAAGTTGTGCTAAGACTAATTCTTTTTTTGGGACTTTTCGACTATACTCTGACGGAGTATGTCATTGGTTGAATTTAGATGGAGAAAATGATTATGTCGGGTTATCTTTAATATCATTTGATTTGAGCAATGAGGTGTTCATTAACACACCCATTCCCTCAATCGCCACCATTCCCTTATCTGTCGCAGAGCCGTGTGCGGGATTGTTGGTGTTAAATGACTCCATTGGCTTTTTCACGTATCATTCGGATATGTCTGCTATGACATCTACCGTTGGCGTATCAGTCTTAGGTGAACTCGGTGTCAAGGAATCGTGGTACAAGCTCTTCACTGTTGGACCGCTCCCTTGGTTTGAGATTCCTATAGGAGTGGGGAAGATGGGTGAAGTATTCTTTAGAAATGAAGACTCTGAATTAGTTTGGTTTGATTTTAATACCAACACGATTAAGCA includes these proteins:
- the LOC127117478 gene encoding uncharacterized protein LOC127117478 isoform X2; the protein is MEKPLVVRNDKVINYINDDVALLILSKLSFKSLKRFGCVRKSWSLLSNNPSFMSMYSRNFFSKCSYDDDTSLLLHLHGLKKMYSLSGDSFENMVELDWPDQIDNLAFLGFGSVNGILCFEQPLKNKIVLWSPATNELKVIHSSQPMSFSPPVTLNFDCAIGSTLFRLIEI
- the LOC127117478 gene encoding F-box protein CPR1 isoform X1, with translation MEKPLVVRNDKVINYINDDVALLILSKLSFKSLKRFGCVRKSWSLLSNNPSFMSMYSRNFFSKCSYDDDTSLLLHLHGLKKMYSLSGDSFENMVELDWPDQIDNLAFLGFGSVNGILCFEQPLKNKIVLWSPATNELKVIHSSQPMSFSPPVTLNFDCAVSFIPIPNLQGFGYDSVGDDYKLIRNISLTDRFHTLPSDRDLILMEDKSLKPFWEIYSLKSNSWKKLEIDMPSCAKTNSFFGTFRLYSDGVCHWLNLDGENDYVGLSLISFDLSNEVFINTPIPSIATIPLSVAEPCAGLLVLNDSIGFFTYHSDMSAMTSTVGVSVLGELGVKESWYKLFTVGPLPWFEIPIGVGKMGEVFFRNEDSELVWFDFNTNTIKHLGFKAGRVNCRINSFGRIVIYNKSMVSIGAISK